A stretch of Onychomys torridus chromosome 2, mOncTor1.1, whole genome shotgun sequence DNA encodes these proteins:
- the LOC118577911 gene encoding uncharacterized protein LOC118577911, producing MAASQSDCQFLLTIISGSPPSPDNSLQTLLGPFHRWGWLLAVAHLSSQHLRGKDVKQQVLCSTFLTKSNYFPRNIWKILPLKTKQTKTHFLGKSHLGACPTPCRRLRAVRHPRGPAGRGAGRSFHPGRAPDWPARPAGVTASRSPAASGSLVGAQRAWPAAGSGSPATRERARPAGAARAGTSAERGASALASPGVSGRAAEPGGICVSLKRGNS from the exons atggctgctagtcagtcagacTGCCAGTTTCTCCTAACCATCATCTCTGGCTCACCTCCTTCCCCTGATAACTCCTTACAAACTTTGCTGGGACCTTTCCATCGCTGGGGATGGCTCCTGGCCGTTGcccacctgtcatcccagcatctGAGGGGCAAAGACGTGAAGCAGCAAGTTCTGTgttcaa cctttctgaccaAG AGCAACTATTTCCCGCGCAATATTTGGAAAATACTTccactaaaaaccaaacaaacgaaaaccCATTTCCTTGGGAAGTCACATTTAGGAGCCTGCCCTACACCCTGCCGCCGCCTTCGCGCTGTCCGTCATCCACGCGGGCCGGCAGGCCGGGGCGCCGGTCGGTCGTTCCATCCCGGCCGCGCCCCTGATTGGCCAGCGCGCCCCGCCGGCGTCACGGCTTCCCGCAGTCCCGCGGCCTCCGGGAGCCTGGTCGGCGCGCAGCGAGCCTGGCCGGCCGCGGGCTCCGGTTCCCCGGCCACGCGTGAACGTGCGCGCCCAGCCGGAGCTGCCAGGGCCGGGACTTCAGCGGAGAGGGGTGCCAGCGCTCTGGCCAGCCCGGGAGTGTCCGGGCGGGCCGCCGAGCCGG